GCGGGCATAAGGGGTATTATAAATATTCCCGGATATCCATTCATTCACTAAACTAACCGTAACATAATTCCCCGTGCTTGAAACCACAGTATTCTGCATATTGCCCATACCAAAACCTTCTGTTGTATTATAAATCTCAAACCTTGACGCAAAAATATGATGAGGTATTAATACAAGTATTAAAGACAGGAATATTACATTGTTTTTATTCACCCCCCTGTTTTCTTAACCCCTTGCCTCAATGGTAGTATCACGATAATTTGAGTTCCATTATTTAGTGACGAGATAACCCGTATCTCTCCGTGATGTGCCCGCACAATATCTTTTGTAAGCGATAACCCTATTCCAACACCGCTCTGCATTGAAGTTAAAGAATCATCTACCCTATAAAAATATTCGAATATTTTAGAATGTTCTGCTTGTGCGATCCCTATACCCTGATCCCAGACAGTAATTAATACGTTGCCCTCAACAATATCAACATTGATACCAATACTTTTATTTTTTTCGCTATACTTCACCGCATTATCTATCAGGTTAGTCAGTACCTGTAAAAGCGAGGATTTATCGCCTATCATTTTGATATTAATAATTGGATCATTGAGTTTAACCAATAATTTCTGCTGTTTTTTTTCAATTATTGGAAGCATAAGTTGTACGCTTTCATCTATGAGTTCTTTTATACAAAATTCCTGTAAATCCACCTTGTAGGTATTATGTATTAAACGCGAATAACAAAGGAGGTTGTTTACTAATGAACTCAATCTCGTATGATTGTTTTGCAGTATTCCAAGTATTTTTATCAATGTTTCATCTTTATCATCCTGGTATTTACTATACTCAGTTATTAATAGTTCCAACGCTCCTCCTAATGCAGTAAGAGGTATACGCAGTTCATGGGATACATTTGCTATCAGGTCAACTTTGAGCTTATTCAGTGTCCGGAGATCGCTGCTATGACGGCATTCCATGATCGCTATAGCGGCATTCATAGAAAACGCATTTAAGATATTCAGTTCATTCAGCGTAAACTCTGCTTTATCGAATTCACGAAATACGCAGAGTATTCCAAGGAGTACCTCATCAAACAGCAGGGGGAACCTTATTATCGGTAAATCTTGGAATTCAGGAATAACTGAATTCAAGATCGGGTTATGAATGTTTTCAATATTTAACAAAACAGCTGCGCTGCTATTTCCTATTTCTTTCTTCTTATTATAACAGGATAATATTTCTGAAAGCTTATACGCATATTTTGATTCTGAGATAGCACCGGGGTACAGCCTGTCTTTCTCAGTGTCATACAGCATTATCACGCCATTATCTGCATTACAAAGTTTAACCGCTTTTGATAATATATAATTCAAAATATCATGCTCTGGTTCAGGTTTATTTGTAAATAATATTTTCCGGTTTAACTCCAGAATACTATCTAATAGCGAGGTATCCGTTTGCTGGTGCAATAAACATAGCTTCATTAGAGTGGTTAACTTATTTTTGTCAAATGGTTTGAGTATATAGTCAAACGCGCCATACCTCATTGCTTTTACAGCAGTCTCAACATCGCCCTGGCCAGTCATTAATACGACTGCTGTTAAAGGCTCCCTTTTTTTTATTTCCTTAATTAATTCCAGCCCGTTAATCCCCGGCATTATCATGTCAGTCAATACTACATCAAACTTTTCTTTACTAATTATCGACAAGACCTCTTGCGGATCTTTACTTGTAAAAACTTCGTATCCTTCTTTAACCAAAATCCTGCGGCAGAGTGATAAGATTTCTTCCTGATCATCAATTACGGCAATTTTACGTATGCTTTCCATACTAAACTAACCTCTCCGTTAACTACACTTAACTAATATTTTGTTCAACACTTGCGACATTGCAACCAGTTCATATGGTTTGGGCAGTATACCTTTAAACCCGTACTTATCATATTCCGATACAACTATGTCGGTTGA
This Elusimicrobiota bacterium DNA region includes the following protein-coding sequences:
- a CDS encoding response regulator — its product is MESIRKIAVIDDQEEILSLCRRILVKEGYEVFTSKDPQEVLSIISKEKFDVVLTDMIMPGINGLELIKEIKKREPLTAVVLMTGQGDVETAVKAMRYGAFDYILKPFDKNKLTTLMKLCLLHQQTDTSLLDSILELNRKILFTNKPEPEHDILNYILSKAVKLCNADNGVIMLYDTEKDRLYPGAISESKYAYKLSEILSCYNKKKEIGNSSAAVLLNIENIHNPILNSVIPEFQDLPIIRFPLLFDEVLLGILCVFREFDKAEFTLNELNILNAFSMNAAIAIMECRHSSDLRTLNKLKVDLIANVSHELRIPLTALGGALELLITEYSKYQDDKDETLIKILGILQNNHTRLSSLVNNLLCYSRLIHNTYKVDLQEFCIKELIDESVQLMLPIIEKKQQKLLVKLNDPIINIKMIGDKSSLLQVLTNLIDNAVKYSEKNKSIGINVDIVEGNVLITVWDQGIGIAQAEHSKIFEYFYRVDDSLTSMQSGVGIGLSLTKDIVRAHHGEIRVISSLNNGTQIIVILPLRQGVKKTGG